One part of the Nostoc sp. PCC 7120 = FACHB-418 genome encodes these proteins:
- a CDS encoding fasciclin domain-containing protein: protein MADIVDTAVNAGSFNTLVAAVKAAGLVDTLKGVGPFTVFAPTDEAFAKLPQGTVDALLKDIPKLKKILTYHVVSGKVLAADVVKLKSATTVQGSDVKIDASNGVQINDAKVATPDVAADNGVIHVIDTVLIPA from the coding sequence ATGGCTGACATTGTTGACACTGCTGTAAATGCTGGTTCCTTTAACACTTTAGTTGCTGCGGTTAAGGCTGCTGGGCTAGTAGATACACTCAAAGGTGTTGGTCCATTCACAGTTTTTGCTCCTACCGATGAAGCATTTGCTAAACTACCACAAGGTACCGTAGATGCTTTGCTAAAAGACATTCCCAAGCTTAAGAAAATCCTGACTTATCATGTTGTTTCGGGTAAAGTCCTAGCAGCTGATGTAGTTAAGCTGAAGTCAGCCACTACTGTACAGGGTTCAGATGTAAAAATCGACGCATCTAATGGTGTCCAAATCAATGATGCTAAAGTTGCGACTCCCGATGTTGCTGCTGATAACGGTGTTATTCACGTAATTGATACGGTGTTGATTCCTGCGTAA